Proteins encoded within one genomic window of Rossellomorea vietnamensis:
- a CDS encoding CtsR family transcriptional regulator: MRNISDIIENYLKNVLELSESEIVEIKRSEIADKFQCVPSQINYVINTRFTVERGYVVESKRGGGGYIRIMKVKAHDQVHLIDQLVALITQTISQNTAADIVFRLVEEEIISEREAKIMLSVMDRSVIMVELPERDILRGRMLRAMLDTLKYE, translated from the coding sequence ATGAGGAACATATCCGACATCATTGAAAATTATTTAAAGAATGTGTTAGAACTGAGTGAAAGTGAGATAGTCGAGATTAAAAGAAGCGAGATCGCTGATAAGTTTCAATGTGTTCCTTCTCAAATTAATTATGTGATTAATACCCGCTTTACTGTAGAACGAGGGTATGTAGTAGAAAGTAAACGAGGCGGCGGTGGATACATCCGGATCATGAAGGTGAAGGCCCACGATCAGGTTCACTTGATCGACCAGCTAGTGGCATTGATTACACAAACGATCAGTCAGAATACGGCAGCTGATATTGTTTTTCGGTTAGTCGAAGAAGAAATCATTTCTGAAAGAGAAGCCAAGATCATGCTGAGTGTGATGGATCGATCGGTCATCATGGTTGAATTACCCGAACGGGATATACTGAGAGGACGAATGCTTAGAGCCATGCTGGATACATTGAAGTATGAGTAA
- a CDS encoding protein arginine kinase produces MSLEKFLSNAVSSWMSEEGPNSDIVLSSRVRLARNLTDFRFSTLYSSEEAREIVDRVKEKLTSYPKNLGELEFLPTSEIQPLQKRVLMEKHLISPNLAEETNYGAVLLSSEEDISIMVNEEDHIRIQCLYPGLQLKEALKKANQIDDWFESEFDFAFDEKHGYLTTCPTNVGTGLRASVMMHLPGLVLTQQLNRIIPAINQLGLVVRGIYGEGSEALGNIFQISNQTTLGKSEEDIVEDLLSVVKQIIEKEQSARDALVQTSNIQLEDRIFRSLGVLEHSRIIESKEAAKCLSDVRLGIDLGYIKVISKNILNELMILTQPGFLQQYSGGPLRPNERDIRRSSLIRERIKLDKDTCEEEK; encoded by the coding sequence ATGAGTCTTGAGAAATTCTTGAGTAATGCCGTCAGTTCCTGGATGAGTGAGGAGGGACCGAATTCGGATATTGTCCTCAGCTCGAGGGTAAGGCTTGCGAGGAATCTGACGGACTTCCGTTTTTCCACTCTTTATTCTTCTGAGGAAGCCCGGGAAATCGTGGATCGGGTAAAGGAGAAGCTCACATCATACCCGAAGAATTTAGGAGAATTAGAATTTTTACCTACAAGTGAGATTCAGCCTCTTCAAAAGAGGGTATTAATGGAGAAACACCTCATAAGTCCGAATCTCGCAGAGGAAACGAATTATGGAGCTGTCCTTTTATCAAGTGAGGAAGATATTAGCATAATGGTAAACGAAGAGGACCATATTCGAATACAGTGTTTATATCCAGGTCTGCAATTGAAGGAAGCTCTAAAGAAAGCCAATCAGATCGACGATTGGTTTGAAAGTGAATTTGACTTTGCGTTTGATGAGAAGCATGGCTACTTAACGACTTGTCCTACCAACGTGGGGACGGGGCTCAGGGCTTCAGTCATGATGCACTTGCCGGGACTGGTGTTGACGCAGCAATTGAACCGTATCATCCCTGCGATTAATCAACTGGGGTTAGTGGTGCGGGGGATCTACGGAGAAGGCAGCGAAGCGCTGGGGAACATCTTTCAGATCTCCAATCAAACGACACTTGGTAAGTCGGAAGAGGATATCGTAGAAGATTTGTTAAGTGTTGTGAAGCAGATCATCGAGAAAGAGCAATCGGCAAGGGATGCATTAGTTCAAACGTCAAACATACAATTAGAGGATAGGATCTTCCGTTCTCTAGGGGTGCTGGAGCATAGCAGGATCATTGAGTCCAAGGAAGCTGCGAAATGTTTATCGGATGTCAGGCTTGGAATTGATTTAGGATACATCAAAGTGATATCTAAGAATATATTGAATGAACTAATGATTTTAACCCAACCTGGTTTTTTACAACAATATTCTGGAGGTCCATTGAGACCAAATGAACGAGATATAAGAAGGTCTTCTTTGATTCGGGAGCGAATTAAGTTAGATAAAGATACATGTGAGGAGGAAAAATAA
- a CDS encoding UvrB/UvrC motif-containing protein, translated as MVCQECNERPATLHFTKVVNGEKTEVHLCEQCAQDKGEMFMFDSSPGFSVNNLLAGLLNIAPAFKQAKETEIPKTEVLQCEKCKMTIHQFINVGRFGCAHCYETFKEELTPLLKRVHNGNVEHHGKVPERMGGAIHVKKKVLQLKSELQTMIADEEFEKAAEIRDEIRSLEKEMKKEGGDNE; from the coding sequence ATGGTTTGTCAAGAGTGCAATGAAAGACCTGCGACCCTTCATTTTACCAAGGTGGTAAACGGGGAAAAAACAGAGGTTCACTTATGTGAGCAATGTGCTCAGGATAAGGGTGAGATGTTTATGTTTGATTCTTCTCCCGGCTTTTCTGTGAACAATCTATTGGCAGGTCTTCTTAATATAGCTCCTGCATTTAAGCAGGCAAAGGAAACCGAGATTCCTAAGACAGAAGTTTTACAGTGTGAAAAATGTAAAATGACGATTCATCAGTTCATCAATGTGGGACGCTTCGGCTGTGCCCATTGTTATGAGACGTTTAAAGAGGAACTCACTCCATTATTAAAGCGTGTTCATAATGGAAATGTCGAGCATCACGGTAAGGTTCCGGAACGTATGGGCGGAGCCATCCATGTAAAAAAGAAGGTATTGCAGTTGAAGTCTGAATTGCAAACGATGATTGCGGATGAAGAGTTTGAGAAAGCAGCCGAAATCCGAGACGAAATCCGCTCCCTGGAAAAGGAAATGAAGAAAGAGGGAGGCGATAACGAATGA
- the radA gene encoding DNA repair protein RadA, protein MAKKKTKFVCSSCGYESAKWMGKCPGCNEWNTMVEEVEMTGKKPRTSFMHSENTGPSKAEKLISIETKQEPRVLTESKELNRVLGGGVVPGSLILIGGDPGIGKSTLLLQVSAQLADQKQKVLYISGEESIKQTKLRADRLHVKSDDLYIFAETNLELIHQTIEQISPDFVIIDSIQTVFHPDVTSAPGSVSQVRECTAELMRIGKTKGIAIFIVGHVTKEGSIAGPRLLEHMVDTVLYFEGERHHSYRILRAVKNRFGSTNEMGIFEMKELGLEEVANPSEIFLEERSQGAAGSTVVASMEGTRPVLVEIQALVTPTSFNNPRRMATGIDHSRVSLIMAVLEKRAGMLLQQQDAYLKVAGGVKLDEPAIDLAVAASIASSFRDRASSAHDCIIGEVGLTGEIRRVSRIEQRVQEAAKLGFKRVIIPQNNLSGWQPPSDIEVKGVSNINEALSIILGG, encoded by the coding sequence TTGGCTAAGAAAAAGACAAAGTTTGTGTGTTCATCTTGTGGATATGAGTCTGCTAAATGGATGGGGAAATGTCCGGGGTGTAACGAATGGAATACGATGGTGGAAGAGGTTGAGATGACAGGGAAGAAACCCCGGACGTCGTTTATGCACTCAGAGAATACCGGACCATCTAAAGCAGAGAAGCTGATCTCCATCGAAACCAAGCAGGAGCCAAGGGTATTGACCGAGTCGAAAGAGTTGAACCGGGTGCTTGGGGGAGGAGTAGTACCAGGGTCGCTTATCTTGATTGGTGGAGACCCGGGGATCGGAAAATCCACTTTGCTGCTGCAGGTTTCGGCCCAGCTTGCTGATCAGAAGCAGAAGGTTTTATACATTTCCGGAGAGGAATCCATCAAGCAAACCAAGCTCCGGGCAGATCGACTGCATGTGAAATCAGATGATTTATATATATTTGCGGAAACAAATCTTGAGCTGATTCATCAAACGATTGAGCAAATCTCGCCGGATTTCGTCATCATCGACTCGATTCAGACAGTCTTTCATCCTGACGTGACGTCTGCCCCCGGCAGTGTGTCCCAGGTAAGGGAGTGTACGGCAGAACTGATGAGAATCGGGAAAACAAAGGGCATTGCCATCTTTATTGTAGGGCATGTTACCAAGGAAGGCTCGATTGCAGGACCTCGATTATTGGAGCATATGGTCGATACCGTCCTGTATTTTGAAGGCGAACGTCATCACTCCTATCGTATTTTAAGAGCGGTGAAGAACCGTTTCGGATCTACGAATGAGATGGGGATTTTTGAAATGAAGGAACTGGGCCTTGAGGAAGTGGCCAATCCGTCTGAGATATTCCTGGAGGAGCGTTCACAGGGTGCGGCAGGTTCAACGGTGGTTGCCTCGATGGAAGGAACGAGGCCGGTTCTGGTGGAGATTCAAGCTCTTGTGACCCCAACCAGTTTTAATAATCCCCGAAGGATGGCAACCGGGATCGATCATAGCCGGGTTTCATTGATCATGGCTGTGTTGGAAAAGCGGGCAGGCATGCTATTGCAGCAGCAGGATGCCTATCTGAAAGTGGCTGGCGGTGTGAAACTGGATGAACCGGCGATTGATTTGGCTGTTGCTGCAAGTATCGCTTCGAGTTTTCGTGACAGGGCGTCCAGTGCCCATGATTGCATTATCGGTGAAGTCGGTTTAACAGGTGAGATCAGAAGGGTATCAAGAATTGAGCAGCGCGTGCAGGAAGCAGCCAAGTTAGGGTTTAAGAGAGTGATTATTCCCCAGAATAACTTAAGCGGATGGCAGCCTCCTTCTGATATAGAGGTCAAAGGGGTATCTAATATCAATGAAGCACTCTCAATTATCTTAGGAGGATAA
- the clpC gene encoding ATP-dependent protease ATP-binding subunit ClpC, with translation MMFGRFTERAQKVLALAQEEAIRLSHSNIGTEHILLGLVREGEGIAAKALTALGLSPEKIQKEVEGLIGKGTEKSQTIHYTPRAKKVIELSMDEARKLGHSYVGTEHILLGLIREGEGVAARVLGNLGVSLNKARQQVLQLLGSNDSSNHQGGGNANANTPTLDSLARDLTAIAREGSLDPVIGRSKEIQRVIEVLSRRTKNNPVLIGEPGVGKTAIAEGLAQQIIANEVPEILRDKRVMTLDMGTVVAGTKYRGEFEDRLKKVMDEIRQAGNIILFIDELHTLIGAGGAEGAIDASNILKPSLARGELQCIGATTLDEYRKYIEKDAALERRFQPIQVNEPTAAESIQILKGLRDRYEAHHRVSITDEAIDAAVKLSDRYISDRFLPDKAIDLIDEAGSKVRLRSYTTPPNLKELEAKLEEIRKEKDAAVQSQEFEKAASLRDSEQKLREELEETKNTWKEKQGQENTEVTVEDIAKVVSNWTGVPVSKLAQTETDRLLKLEEILHSRVIGQSEAVVAVSKAVRRARAGLKDPKRPIGSFIFLGPTGVGKTELARALAESMFGDEDAMIRIDMSEYMEKHSTSRLVGSPPGYVGYEEGGQLTEKVRRKPYSVVLLDEIEKAHPDVFNILLQVLEDGRLTDSKGRTVDFRNTVLIMTSNVGAQSLKSNKYVGFNIQDGKQDYKDMKGKVMEELKRAFRPEFLNRIDEIIVFHSLEKDHLKEIVTLMSNQLTTRLKEQDIHLELTPAAKEKIADEGFDPEYGARPLRRAIQKYVEDKLSEELLRGKVLTGQNILIDVEDSEFVVKVKEEEAANTPT, from the coding sequence ATGATGTTTGGTCGATTTACAGAAAGAGCCCAAAAAGTACTGGCATTAGCTCAAGAAGAAGCGATTCGTTTGTCGCACAGTAATATTGGTACTGAACATATTTTATTAGGACTTGTCCGCGAAGGTGAAGGAATCGCTGCCAAGGCACTTACGGCATTGGGACTGAGCCCTGAAAAGATCCAGAAGGAAGTTGAAGGATTGATCGGGAAAGGAACCGAGAAATCTCAAACGATCCATTACACACCTCGTGCGAAGAAAGTGATTGAACTTTCCATGGATGAGGCCCGTAAGCTGGGTCACTCATATGTAGGAACGGAACATATTTTACTGGGGTTGATTCGCGAGGGTGAAGGAGTGGCCGCCCGGGTACTCGGTAATCTGGGTGTCAGCTTGAATAAAGCGAGACAGCAGGTATTGCAGTTGCTTGGAAGCAATGATTCAAGCAACCATCAGGGTGGAGGCAACGCCAATGCCAATACGCCTACACTTGACAGCTTAGCCCGTGATCTGACAGCCATTGCCCGTGAAGGCAGCTTGGATCCGGTCATTGGTCGAAGCAAGGAAATTCAGCGCGTCATTGAAGTGCTGAGTCGTCGTACGAAGAATAACCCGGTGTTGATCGGTGAGCCCGGAGTAGGTAAGACAGCGATCGCAGAAGGCCTTGCACAGCAGATCATCGCCAATGAAGTGCCTGAAATCCTGCGTGACAAACGCGTGATGACCCTTGATATGGGTACGGTGGTAGCCGGTACGAAATACCGCGGAGAATTCGAGGACCGACTGAAGAAGGTCATGGATGAAATCCGTCAGGCGGGTAACATCATCCTCTTCATCGATGAGCTCCATACGTTAATCGGAGCAGGAGGGGCTGAAGGGGCGATTGATGCCTCCAACATCTTAAAGCCTTCCCTTGCACGTGGGGAATTGCAATGTATCGGTGCCACGACATTAGATGAGTACCGTAAATATATTGAAAAGGATGCAGCGCTTGAGCGCCGTTTCCAACCAATTCAAGTCAATGAACCAACGGCTGCAGAGTCCATTCAGATCCTTAAAGGATTACGTGATCGTTATGAGGCCCATCACCGCGTGTCGATTACGGATGAAGCGATTGATGCTGCAGTGAAGCTTTCTGATCGCTATATTTCAGACCGCTTCCTACCGGATAAGGCCATCGATTTAATTGATGAAGCAGGTTCCAAGGTGCGCTTACGTTCTTATACGACGCCGCCAAACTTGAAAGAGCTTGAAGCAAAGCTGGAAGAAATCCGCAAAGAGAAGGATGCAGCGGTTCAAAGCCAGGAATTTGAAAAAGCGGCTTCACTAAGAGATTCTGAGCAGAAGCTTCGTGAAGAGCTGGAAGAAACAAAGAACACATGGAAAGAAAAGCAGGGGCAGGAAAATACAGAAGTAACTGTTGAGGATATTGCGAAGGTTGTTTCGAACTGGACGGGAGTACCGGTATCGAAATTGGCTCAAACGGAAACGGATCGCTTACTCAAATTAGAGGAAATCCTTCATTCCAGAGTCATCGGACAATCAGAAGCAGTCGTTGCTGTTTCGAAAGCCGTGCGCCGTGCACGGGCCGGCTTGAAAGATCCGAAGCGTCCGATTGGTTCCTTCATTTTCTTAGGACCTACTGGAGTCGGGAAAACGGAATTGGCAAGAGCACTTGCAGAGTCCATGTTCGGTGATGAAGATGCGATGATCCGCATTGATATGTCCGAGTACATGGAGAAGCATTCGACTTCCCGTTTGGTCGGTTCTCCTCCAGGATATGTGGGATACGAGGAAGGCGGTCAGTTAACGGAAAAGGTTCGCCGCAAGCCATATTCGGTCGTTCTTTTGGATGAAATTGAAAAAGCACATCCGGATGTATTCAATATTCTCCTTCAAGTTCTGGAGGATGGCCGTTTAACAGACTCTAAAGGAAGAACGGTAGACTTCAGGAATACAGTCCTGATCATGACTTCAAACGTTGGTGCACAGTCCCTTAAGAGCAATAAATACGTAGGGTTCAATATTCAGGACGGGAAACAGGATTATAAAGATATGAAAGGAAAGGTCATGGAAGAGCTGAAACGTGCTTTCCGACCTGAGTTCCTTAACCGTATCGATGAAATCATCGTGTTCCATTCCCTTGAAAAAGACCACTTGAAAGAGATTGTGACATTGATGTCAAACCAATTGACAACCCGCTTGAAAGAACAGGATATTCATTTAGAGCTTACACCTGCTGCCAAAGAGAAGATAGCAGATGAAGGATTCGATCCTGAATACGGTGCACGACCTCTCCGTCGCGCTATCCAGAAATATGTTGAGGATAAACTGTCGGAAGAATTGTTAAGAGGGAAAGTGCTGACAGGACAGAATATTTTGATCGACGTAGAAGATAGTGAATTTGTTGTAAAGGTTAAAGAAGAGGAAGCAGCCAATACGCCGACATAA